From Stenotrophomonas nitritireducens, the proteins below share one genomic window:
- a CDS encoding DsbA family oxidoreductase, whose translation MRIDIWSDVVCPWCWIGKHRFQRGLALLGEDASQLDVHWHPFLLDPDAGTTPVPLREAYVAKFGGIERTNQLLSQTQNTAQAEGLPMDFNQGQVKVSTLPAHRLLWLAGQFGVQEQVGEALFRAHFAEGRNLADPQVLIAAAAAGDIPAERVQAMLDSDEGMAEVQAGIDQAQALGIQSVPTFVINGQYAVQGGQPPEVFAQVLRKIAAEQAPAPAASQDEQACGPDGCSV comes from the coding sequence ATGCGCATCGATATCTGGTCCGACGTTGTCTGCCCCTGGTGCTGGATCGGCAAGCACCGCTTCCAGCGCGGCTTGGCGCTGCTGGGCGAGGACGCGTCGCAGCTGGACGTGCACTGGCATCCGTTCCTGCTTGATCCGGACGCGGGCACCACGCCGGTGCCCCTGCGCGAGGCCTACGTGGCCAAGTTCGGAGGTATCGAACGGACCAACCAGCTGCTGTCGCAGACCCAGAACACCGCCCAGGCCGAAGGCCTGCCGATGGATTTCAACCAGGGCCAGGTCAAGGTCAGCACCTTGCCTGCACACCGGCTGCTGTGGCTGGCGGGTCAGTTCGGGGTGCAGGAACAGGTCGGTGAGGCGCTGTTCCGCGCGCATTTCGCCGAAGGCCGCAACCTGGCCGATCCGCAGGTATTGATCGCCGCCGCTGCGGCCGGTGATATCCCGGCCGAGCGGGTGCAGGCCATGCTGGATTCGGACGAGGGGATGGCCGAGGTCCAGGCCGGGATCGATCAGGCGCAGGCGCTGGGCATCCAGTCGGTGCCGACCTTCGTCATCAACGGCCAGTACGCGGTGCAGGGCGGGCAGCCGCCGGAAGTGTTTGCCCAGGTGCTGCGCAAGATCGCCGCCGAACAGGCACCCGCGCCGGCTGCCAGCCAGGATGAACAGGCCTGTGGCCCGGATGGCTGTAGTGTCTGA
- a CDS encoding hypoxanthine-guanine phosphoribosyltransferase, producing MSSKLTLEQAVAQADLLVDRPTIDTAIAGIADAIARDYKGEVPVFISIMNGALPFAGQLALELGARGQDAQFDYMQASRYHGESGGDLVWKHRPVSALFGRRVILVDDILDEGFTLQGVREWCLEQGATDVRIAVLTVKKHDRCLPGVKADYSGIELPDRFVFGFGMDVNESLRSLPAIYAMKQ from the coding sequence ATGTCCAGCAAACTCACTCTTGAACAAGCCGTGGCCCAGGCCGACCTGCTGGTCGACCGCCCCACCATCGACACCGCCATCGCCGGCATCGCCGACGCCATCGCGCGCGACTACAAGGGCGAAGTGCCGGTGTTCATCTCGATCATGAATGGCGCGCTGCCGTTCGCTGGCCAGCTGGCGCTGGAGCTGGGCGCACGTGGTCAGGACGCGCAGTTCGACTACATGCAGGCCTCGCGTTACCACGGCGAGAGCGGCGGCGATCTGGTCTGGAAGCACCGCCCGGTGTCGGCCCTGTTCGGCCGCCGGGTGATCCTGGTCGACGACATCCTGGACGAGGGCTTCACCCTGCAGGGCGTGCGCGAATGGTGCCTGGAGCAGGGCGCCACCGACGTGCGCATCGCCGTGCTGACGGTGAAGAAGCACGACCGCTGCCTGCCGGGCGTCAAGGCCGACTACTCGGGCATCGAGCTGCCGGACCGCTTCGTGTTCGGCTTCGGCATGGACGTCAACGAATCGCTGCGCTCGCTGCCGGCCATCTACGCAATGAAGCAGTAA
- a CDS encoding lipoprotein produces the protein MKKFVPVLAASLVLALAGCNDPNAEQAKKDAAAAADHAGDAAKNAAASAADATRDAADSAAAATRNAAAESQQALDKAAVATSKAADDASVAAKDAAANASAATANAAQKVADEAHDAAKHARENADAAKH, from the coding sequence ATGAAGAAATTTGTCCCCGTGCTCGCTGCAAGCCTGGTTCTGGCATTGGCTGGCTGCAACGATCCCAACGCCGAACAGGCCAAGAAAGACGCCGCCGCCGCCGCCGACCATGCCGGTGACGCAGCAAAGAATGCCGCTGCTTCTGCCGCTGACGCCACCCGCGATGCCGCCGACTCGGCTGCCGCCGCAACCCGCAACGCCGCCGCCGAATCGCAGCAGGCGTTGGACAAGGCCGCAGTGGCTACGAGCAAGGCTGCCGATGATGCGTCGGTCGCTGCCAAGGACGCCGCCGCCAACGCTAGCGCCGCTACCGCCAATGCCGCGCAGAAGGTGGCCGATGAAGCTCACGACGCCGCCAAGCATGCGCGTGAGAACGCAGACGCAGCCAAGCATTGA
- a CDS encoding diguanylate cyclase: MQKRTSSKFALIFSALVFVAIGVGVFVGAQRFIADARLVAHTHEVISRVDEIQSMVLDAESAERGYLLTGSQAYLLDYQMSLERLPLQLTALIKSVGDNPDQVHNAIALKALVNQRLKQIQHVVDIYDAQGLDSARAAITQTAFLTTSSIREQVHTMVEEEHGLLVERAASSRRSADLLLGLALAGIPFGLAIVASVYGILLSELRRRTRAEKRAASASQQLAGNLEQIERSSADLQTLGRYTGLLQSCANPEEALEISARTLEALMPDVAGSVYLLRASNDRLESIVSWGKPLIETSAFLVPSDCWAIRRGQPHVIDDLLHDASCPHISRPEAGTSVATACIPMSAQGAQIGFLFLCGAGPGPLPRLNIAISAVEQLSLALSNLRLRESLRLQSIRDPLTGLYNRRYLEESLSREIARCGRRDLPLSVIMLDVDHFKQFNDTHGHGGGDALLAAIGQMLSSRLRGEDIACRYGGEEFTVILPESDSSNALRQADELRLALSQMSVPFSGKTLPPVTASLGVATYPIDGVAGLTLLRKADAALYRAKRSGRNRVVPFDASVDGAG, encoded by the coding sequence ATGCAAAAACGCACTAGCAGTAAATTCGCGCTGATATTCTCGGCGCTTGTTTTTGTCGCCATCGGCGTCGGTGTTTTTGTCGGCGCGCAACGTTTCATTGCCGATGCGCGGCTGGTTGCGCATACCCATGAAGTCATCAGCCGCGTCGATGAGATCCAGTCGATGGTGCTGGACGCCGAGTCGGCCGAGCGCGGCTATCTGCTGACCGGCAGCCAGGCCTATCTGCTCGATTACCAGATGAGCCTGGAGCGGCTGCCCCTGCAGCTGACTGCGCTGATCAAATCGGTAGGCGACAACCCCGATCAGGTACACAACGCGATCGCCCTCAAGGCGTTGGTGAACCAGCGCCTGAAGCAGATCCAGCACGTGGTCGACATATACGACGCGCAAGGCCTGGACAGTGCACGCGCGGCAATCACCCAGACCGCCTTTCTCACCACCAGCAGCATCCGCGAACAGGTGCACACGATGGTCGAGGAGGAACACGGCCTGCTGGTAGAGCGCGCCGCCAGCTCGCGCCGCAGCGCCGATCTGCTGCTGGGCCTGGCACTTGCCGGCATTCCCTTCGGTCTGGCAATCGTCGCCTCGGTGTACGGCATCCTGCTGTCCGAACTGCGGCGCCGCACCCGTGCCGAAAAACGCGCGGCCAGTGCCAGCCAGCAGCTGGCGGGCAACCTGGAGCAGATCGAACGCTCCAGCGCCGACTTGCAGACCCTGGGCCGCTACACCGGGCTGCTGCAGAGTTGTGCCAACCCGGAAGAAGCACTGGAGATCAGCGCACGCACACTGGAAGCCTTGATGCCCGATGTCGCCGGCTCGGTCTATCTGCTGCGCGCATCCAATGACCGGCTCGAGAGCATCGTCAGCTGGGGCAAGCCGCTGATCGAAACCAGCGCGTTCCTGGTGCCGAGCGACTGCTGGGCCATCCGCCGCGGCCAACCGCACGTCATCGATGATCTGCTGCATGATGCCAGCTGCCCGCACATCAGCCGGCCCGAAGCCGGCACCAGCGTGGCCACCGCCTGCATTCCGATGTCCGCACAAGGCGCGCAGATCGGCTTCCTGTTCCTGTGCGGCGCAGGCCCGGGCCCGCTGCCGCGGCTGAACATCGCCATCTCCGCGGTGGAACAGCTGTCTCTGGCACTGAGCAATCTGCGTCTGCGTGAATCGCTGCGCCTGCAGTCGATCCGCGATCCGCTGACCGGCCTGTACAACCGTCGCTATCTGGAAGAATCGCTGAGCCGGGAAATCGCCCGCTGCGGCCGCCGCGACCTGCCGCTGTCGGTGATCATGCTGGACGTGGATCACTTCAAGCAGTTCAACGACACCCACGGGCACGGCGGTGGCGATGCCTTGCTGGCCGCCATCGGGCAGATGCTGAGTTCGCGCCTGCGCGGCGAAGACATCGCCTGCCGCTATGGCGGTGAGGAGTTCACCGTGATCCTGCCCGAATCGGACAGCAGCAACGCGCTGCGCCAGGCCGACGAACTGCGCCTTGCGCTGTCGCAGATGAGCGTGCCGTTCTCCGGCAAGACGCTGCCGCCCGTCACCGCCTCGCTCGGTGTGGCGACCTACCCCATCGACGGCGTGGCCGGCCTCACCTTGCTGCGCAAGGCCGATGCCGCGTTGTACCGGGCCAAGCGCAGCGGCCGCAACCGCGTGGTGCCGTTTGACGCCAGCGTGGACGGCGCCGGCTGA
- a CDS encoding S-methyl-5'-thioinosine phosphorylase translates to MSMEPIALAVIGGTGVYKLAALDDVQTHEGETAYGAPSGPVRVGMLNGQRVAFLARHGEGHSIPPHKINYRANLAALKQLGATRVLALNTVGGIGDNFGPRVLACPDQLIDYTWGRISTLSEEPGSEVLHVDFGHPYTPAFRAQVLAAAKAKGVVMQDGGCYGATQGPRLETNAEIARMRRDGCDLVGMTGMPEAGLARELGLEYACLAIVANWAAGCGDATEITMAEVLANVEAASSGLPTLVGELARG, encoded by the coding sequence ATGAGCATGGAACCTATTGCCCTGGCCGTGATCGGCGGCACCGGCGTTTACAAGTTGGCGGCGCTGGACGATGTCCAGACCCATGAAGGGGAAACCGCCTACGGCGCCCCCTCCGGCCCGGTGCGGGTGGGCATGTTGAACGGCCAGCGGGTGGCGTTCCTGGCCCGCCACGGCGAAGGCCACTCGATCCCGCCGCACAAGATCAACTACCGCGCCAATCTGGCCGCGCTCAAGCAGCTTGGTGCTACTCGGGTGCTGGCCCTGAACACGGTCGGCGGCATCGGTGACAACTTCGGTCCGCGCGTGCTGGCCTGCCCGGACCAGTTGATCGACTACACCTGGGGCCGTATTTCCACGCTCAGCGAGGAGCCCGGCAGCGAGGTGCTGCACGTGGACTTCGGCCACCCCTATACCCCCGCGTTCCGCGCCCAGGTGCTGGCGGCGGCAAAGGCCAAGGGCGTGGTGATGCAGGACGGTGGCTGTTACGGCGCCACCCAGGGGCCGCGGCTGGAAACCAATGCGGAAATCGCGCGGATGCGCCGTGATGGCTGCGATCTGGTCGGCATGACCGGCATGCCCGAGGCCGGGCTGGCGCGCGAACTGGGGCTGGAGTACGCCTGCCTGGCGATTGTCGCCAACTGGGCGGCGGGATGCGGTGACGCGACGGAGATCACCATGGCCGAGGTGCTGGCCAATGTGGAGGCGGCTTCGTCTGGTTTGCCGACTTTGGTGGGTGAATTGGCCCGGGGGTGA
- the nagZ gene encoding beta-N-acetylhexosaminidase, whose protein sequence is MLLIGVAGTELSAQERGWLQHDAVAGVVLFKRNFASREQVTELTAAIRATTARPLLITVDQEGGRVQRFREGYAELPPLEGFGKLYASDPDAALALAEQHAWLMASEIRATGLDLSFAPVVDVGHANLAIGNRAFGEDPQVVAALTAAYVRGMHSVGMAATLKHFPGHGTVREDTHVDTAVDPRPLAEIEAHDLIPFRAGIAAGADAVMMAHVIYPQVAPEPAGYSPRWINQILREQMGFRGVVFSDDIGMAASFAAGGVKARVDAHLDAGCDVVLVCHPELVEESLQAVSGRSLNTAALLSLIGRGAMGWGGLLADARHTDTRNHLSENLGRTV, encoded by the coding sequence ATGCTTTTGATCGGCGTTGCCGGCACTGAACTGAGCGCCCAGGAGCGAGGCTGGCTGCAGCATGATGCCGTGGCCGGGGTGGTGCTGTTCAAGCGCAACTTTGCCTCGCGCGAGCAGGTCACCGAGCTGACCGCGGCGATCCGCGCCACCACTGCACGTCCGCTGCTGATCACCGTCGACCAGGAAGGCGGGCGCGTGCAGCGCTTCCGCGAAGGCTATGCCGAGCTGCCGCCGCTTGAAGGCTTCGGCAAGCTGTACGCAAGCGACCCGGACGCAGCCTTGGCGTTGGCCGAACAACACGCCTGGTTGATGGCCAGCGAAATCCGCGCCACCGGCCTGGACCTGAGCTTTGCCCCGGTGGTGGATGTGGGCCATGCCAACCTGGCCATCGGCAACCGCGCATTCGGCGAGGATCCGCAGGTGGTTGCCGCACTGACCGCAGCCTATGTGCGCGGCATGCACTCCGTCGGCATGGCCGCCACGCTCAAGCATTTCCCCGGCCACGGCACGGTGCGCGAAGACACCCATGTGGACACCGCCGTTGACCCGCGTCCGCTCGCCGAAATTGAAGCGCACGACCTGATCCCGTTCCGTGCCGGCATCGCTGCCGGCGCCGATGCGGTGATGATGGCCCACGTCATCTACCCGCAGGTGGCACCCGAGCCGGCAGGCTATTCGCCGCGCTGGATCAATCAGATCCTGCGCGAGCAGATGGGCTTCCGCGGCGTGGTGTTCTCCGACGACATCGGCATGGCGGCCTCGTTCGCTGCCGGTGGGGTCAAGGCCCGGGTCGATGCGCACCTGGATGCCGGCTGTGACGTGGTGCTGGTGTGCCACCCGGAGCTGGTCGAAGAATCGCTGCAGGCCGTGTCCGGCCGCAGCTTGAACACCGCCGCGCTGTTGAGCCTGATCGGCCGCGGCGCGATGGGCTGGGGCGGCCTGCTGGCCGACGCCCGCCATACTGATACCCGTAATCATCTGTCTGAAAACCTTGGAAGAACCGTCTGA
- the cspE gene encoding transcription antiterminator/RNA stability regulator CspE, with the protein MPNGTVKWFNDAKGFGFISPEDGSADVFAHFSAINSKGFRSLQEGQRVSYDVTQGPKGAQASNITPAE; encoded by the coding sequence ATGCCGAACGGTACCGTCAAGTGGTTCAACGACGCCAAGGGATTTGGCTTCATCTCACCGGAGGACGGCAGCGCCGATGTCTTCGCGCACTTCTCCGCGATCAATTCCAAGGGCTTCCGCAGCCTGCAGGAAGGCCAGCGCGTCAGCTATGACGTGACCCAGGGCCCGAAGGGCGCCCAGGCTTCGAACATCACGCCGGCCGAGTAA
- a CDS encoding FAD-dependent oxidoreductase — MNKTLDIAIVGYGTAGQALAVLLTRDGHRVQVFEQAATPGPVGAGFLLQPSGLQALWQMQLMPQVLEHGAVVRRLYGETPCGRAVMDMTYAGLDARLCGIGMQRGALFSLLDAAWDGRQALHVDSRISAIDDSLQRVQDQHGRWHGPFDLVIATDGSASGLRAQVQGTRLDRVYPWGALWCLLPRGDWQHGDELRQRYVAARKMIGLLPVGSRPGDSEQRLSFFWSLPRDGFQAWERDGLEPWLDEIATLWPQARERLAGVSLQTQLARASYRDAVMDRWYRGRLVLAGDAAHSMSPQLGQGVNMALMDAMALRDALRAQSDIDAALAQYQQLRKAHVWLYQFWSRWLTPIFQSDRDWVANGRDLLFKPMGRMPGGRGHMLRVLSGTQHGLFGKLALQDDFIAALAPFAANR, encoded by the coding sequence ATGAACAAGACACTGGATATCGCCATCGTTGGCTACGGCACTGCCGGCCAAGCGCTGGCGGTACTGCTCACGCGCGACGGGCACCGGGTGCAGGTGTTCGAGCAGGCGGCCACGCCGGGACCCGTTGGGGCAGGCTTCCTGCTGCAACCCAGTGGCCTGCAGGCGCTGTGGCAGATGCAGCTGATGCCGCAGGTGCTCGAACATGGCGCGGTGGTGCGCCGCCTGTATGGCGAAACCCCGTGCGGGCGTGCGGTGATGGACATGACCTACGCCGGGCTGGACGCACGCCTGTGCGGCATCGGCATGCAGCGTGGGGCCTTGTTTTCGCTGCTGGATGCCGCCTGGGATGGCCGCCAGGCGCTGCACGTGGACAGCCGCATCAGCGCCATCGACGACAGCCTGCAACGCGTACAGGACCAGCACGGTCGCTGGCACGGGCCATTTGATCTGGTGATCGCCACCGACGGCTCCGCCTCGGGGCTGCGCGCGCAGGTGCAGGGCACGCGGCTGGACCGGGTCTATCCCTGGGGCGCGCTGTGGTGCCTGCTGCCGCGCGGCGACTGGCAGCACGGCGACGAACTGCGCCAGCGCTATGTGGCGGCGCGCAAGATGATCGGGCTGTTGCCGGTGGGCAGCCGCCCGGGCGACAGCGAGCAACGCCTGAGCTTCTTCTGGAGCCTGCCGCGCGACGGTTTCCAGGCCTGGGAACGCGACGGCCTGGAGCCGTGGCTGGATGAGATCGCCACGTTGTGGCCGCAGGCGCGCGAGCGCCTGGCCGGGGTGAGCCTGCAGACGCAGCTGGCCCGCGCCAGCTACCGCGATGCGGTGATGGACCGCTGGTACCGCGGCCGGCTGGTGCTGGCCGGCGACGCCGCCCATTCGATGAGCCCGCAGCTGGGGCAGGGCGTGAACATGGCGCTGATGGATGCCATGGCCTTGCGCGACGCGCTGCGCGCGCAGTCGGACATCGACGCGGCGTTGGCGCAGTACCAGCAGCTGCGCAAGGCGCATGTATGGCTGTACCAGTTCTGGAGCCGCTGGCTGACGCCGATCTTCCAGTCCGATCGCGACTGGGTCGCCAATGGCCGTGACCTGCTGTTCAAGCCGATGGGCCGCATGCCCGGCGGGCGCGGGCACATGTTGCGGGTGTTGAGCGGCACCCAGCACGGCCTGTTCGGCAAGCTGGCGCTGCAGGATGACTTCATCGCCGCATTGGCCCCGTTCGCCGCCAACCGCTGA
- a CDS encoding acyl-CoA dehydrogenase family protein — protein sequence MLPQPPPFETHVVDNQPPPFGDRDLWQDDLALRQSVQREGAQGFIGALQPYGALAGGELYRIGFDANRQRPLLRTHDAQGNRIDSVEFHPAYHRLMATAKTAGVAGLSWQSAQPCAHVARAALSYLHHQAEAGTSCPLTMTHAAVPVLRQEPALAEWASKAAAPFYDARDLPIGDKPGITVGMGMTEKQGGSDVRSNTTLATPLAGEGEYSLVGHKWFFSAPMSDGWLVLAQAPGGLSCFLMPRRLACGRRNNFHLMRLKDKLGDWANASSEVEFCGAWARRVGEEGRGVATIIEMVMLTRLDCMLGSAAQMRMALAQALHHARHRRSFGKRLVEHPLMANVLSDLAIESEAATTLAMRVAGAVDAAGHDPGEAAFARIATAIGKFWVCKRAPAFVNEAQECLGGAGYVEESMLPRLYRQAPLNSIWEGSGNVQCLDVLRALQREPETRVALQAELQQAAGNDAGYDRALEAALGQLQGGELDQADARSLVSAIAVLLQAAALLRARSPLAAGFVQSRLPRAAGVYGGLPSRTAFDEILERALPVG from the coding sequence ATGCTGCCGCAGCCGCCACCGTTTGAAACCCATGTCGTCGACAACCAGCCGCCGCCGTTCGGCGACCGTGATCTTTGGCAGGACGACCTGGCCCTGCGGCAGAGCGTGCAGCGTGAGGGCGCGCAGGGCTTTATCGGCGCATTGCAGCCGTACGGCGCGCTGGCCGGTGGCGAGCTGTACCGGATCGGTTTTGATGCCAACCGGCAGCGGCCGCTGCTGCGTACCCACGATGCGCAGGGCAACCGGATCGACAGCGTCGAGTTTCACCCTGCCTACCACCGCCTGATGGCGACGGCGAAAACCGCGGGCGTTGCCGGTCTGTCCTGGCAGTCGGCGCAGCCGTGCGCACACGTGGCGCGCGCCGCGCTGAGCTACCTGCACCACCAGGCAGAGGCGGGCACCAGCTGCCCGCTGACCATGACCCATGCCGCGGTGCCGGTATTGCGGCAGGAGCCGGCGTTGGCCGAATGGGCCAGCAAGGCGGCAGCGCCGTTCTATGACGCACGCGATCTGCCCATCGGCGATAAGCCTGGCATCACCGTCGGCATGGGCATGACCGAAAAACAGGGCGGTTCGGACGTGCGCAGCAATACGACTCTCGCCACGCCGTTGGCAGGCGAGGGAGAGTACAGCCTGGTCGGGCATAAATGGTTTTTCTCCGCGCCGATGTCCGACGGCTGGCTGGTGCTGGCGCAGGCACCGGGCGGCTTGAGCTGCTTCCTGATGCCGCGTCGCCTGGCCTGTGGCCGGCGTAATAATTTTCATCTGATGCGGCTCAAGGACAAGCTTGGCGATTGGGCCAACGCATCCAGTGAAGTGGAGTTCTGCGGCGCCTGGGCGCGGCGTGTGGGTGAAGAAGGGCGGGGCGTCGCGACCATCATCGAGATGGTCATGCTGACCCGGCTCGACTGCATGTTGGGCTCGGCCGCGCAGATGCGCATGGCCTTGGCGCAGGCATTGCACCATGCGCGGCACCGGCGCAGCTTCGGCAAGCGTTTGGTCGAGCATCCATTGATGGCCAATGTGTTGAGTGACTTGGCCATCGAATCAGAGGCGGCCACCACATTGGCGATGCGCGTGGCCGGCGCGGTGGATGCGGCAGGCCATGATCCAGGCGAAGCGGCGTTTGCACGGATCGCCACCGCCATTGGCAAGTTCTGGGTATGCAAGCGGGCACCGGCCTTCGTCAACGAAGCACAGGAATGCCTGGGCGGCGCCGGTTACGTGGAAGAGTCGATGCTGCCGCGCCTCTACCGGCAGGCGCCGCTGAATTCGATCTGGGAGGGCAGCGGCAACGTGCAGTGCCTGGACGTGCTGCGAGCACTGCAGCGCGAGCCGGAAACCCGCGTTGCGCTGCAGGCCGAGCTGCAGCAGGCGGCCGGCAACGATGCCGGCTACGATCGTGCGCTGGAGGCCGCATTGGGTCAGCTGCAGGGCGGTGAGCTGGATCAGGCCGATGCGCGCAGCCTGGTCAGCGCGATTGCGGTGCTGCTGCAGGCGGCGGCCTTGCTGCGTGCGCGCAGCCCGTTGGCGGCCGGGTTCGTACAGTCGCGGCTGCCGCGTGCCGCCGGCGTATACGGTGGCCTGCCGTCACGCACCGCGTTCGACGAAATACTCGAACGGGCCCTGCCGGTCGGCTGA